From one Musa acuminata AAA Group cultivar baxijiao chromosome BXJ2-6, Cavendish_Baxijiao_AAA, whole genome shotgun sequence genomic stretch:
- the LOC135615795 gene encoding G-type lectin S-receptor-like serine/threonine-protein kinase LECRK2: protein MASAMFYVLLLFPFGLQLAQGADESRVANITLGSSIRPATNPTAWFSPSGRFAFGFYSEDGGFYVGVWLQTSPGNNTVIWTANRDDAPVSEDAMLKLTEQGLLLTQNNKEDILITNLQVGASTASMLDSGNFIIYDAKFESQWESFSLPTDTIISGQTLQAGNQLISSISETSHSSGRFCLKMQDDGNLVSYPVNTTDTAENAYWASSSDGLTIISLNLDNNGGLYLLFQNESRICNLTNDNHVCDYSSTNTSDLGKTSNNISMSDRIYRATLNVDGILQVYAHDLESNTSKVLFQIPETKDKCTIKGTCGFNSYCTSMGEKLVCMCFPGFDFIDANRTWIGCQQNLTGGGCDLKRDNMVLNMSKLNNIASVDDAYTITLPLATVEACSDACLTDCNCEAALFDDDSCSKQKFPLRYARRDTSDSSVMLIKVVGTKGPTGRTLVKKELSIKILCAIVAAVTGLVTAFVALGFFLYRHQTRRYKRISRKRELELVDEIALRRFTFKDLRDATDDFNQVLGKGAFGTVFKGVLSTNDRTVAIKRLEKVIDEGEQEVQTEMRVIGSTRHRNLVRLLGFCNEGPHRLLVYEFMSNGSLADLIFQVDRHPSWSERTRITLDIARGIHYLHDECEASIIHCDIKPQNILMDDNWTAKISDFGLAKLLMPSQTRTFTGIRGTRGYLAPEWHKNAPITVKADVYSFGIMLLEIVCCRKNMELEAEVDEILLLDWVYGCFVTGALENLVPDEADMTELNRLVKVGLWCIQSEPASRPNMKNVVMMLEGSIDISIPPPPTSSF from the coding sequence ATGGCTTCAGCGATGTTCTACGTGCTGTTGCTTTTCCCCTTTGGGCTACAACTTGCACAAGGAGCAGATGAATCAAGGGTAGCCAACATAACCTTGGGATCTTCCATACGCCCAGCCACCAACCCCACCGCATGGTTCTCCCCCTCGGGGCGCTTTGCCTTCGGATTCTACTCCGAGGATGGAGGCTTCTACGTTGGAGTATGGCTGCAGACATCACCGGGAAACAACACGGTTATATGGACAGCAAACCGAGATGACGCACCAGTTTCTGAAGACGCCATGTTAAAGCTAACCGAGCAAGGACTTCTGCTCAcgcagaacaacaaagaagacatACTTATCACCAATCTTCAAGTAGGTGCATCTACTGCCTCCATGCTCGACTCTGGTAACTTCATCATCTACGATGCCAAATTTGAATCCCAGTGGGAGAGTTTCAGCCTCCCGACTGATACAATCATATCAGGTCAGACCTTACAAGCTGGCAATCAGCTTATTTCCAGCATCTCAGAAACCAGCCACTCAAGTGGAAGGTTTTGCCTAAAGATGCAGGATGATGGTAACCTCGTCTCGTATCCGGTAAACACAACCGACACTGCAGAGAATGCTTATTGGGCATCCTCGAGTGATGGACTGACAATTATAAGTCTAAACCTTGATAACAATGGCGGCTTATACCTCCTGTTCCAAAACGAGAGTCGGATTTGCAATTTAACAAACGACAACCATGTCTGTGATTATTCAAGCACAAACACATCAGATCTTGGAAAAACAAGCAACAACATCAGCATGTCTGATCGAATTTATCGTGCTACGCTGAATGTTGATGGTATATTACAAGTGTATGCTCATGATCTAGAATCAAACACATCAAAAGTACTATTTCAAATTccagaaacaaaagataagtgcaCGATTAAGGGAACCTGCGGCTTTAACAGCTACTGCACCTCCATGGGTGAAAAACTGGTATGTATGTGTTTCCCTGGTTTTGATTTTATTGATGCTAACAGAACATGGATTGGATGCCAACAGAATTTGACCGGTGGAGGTTGTGACTTGAAAAGGGATAATATGGTGCTCAACATGTCAAAACTAAATAACATAGCGTCAGTAGATGATGCCTATACTATTACATTACCTCTAGCCACCGTGGAAGCTTGCAGTGATGCATGTTTGACAGACTGCAATTGTGAAGCCGCACTGTTCGACGATGACAGCTGCTCGAAACAGAAGTTCCCTCTGAGATATGCACGGAGAGATACATCAGACTCATCTGTGATGTTAATCAAAGTGGTGGGAACCAAAGGCCCTACAGGAAGAACTCTTGTAAAGAAGGAGTTATCTATTAAGATTTTGTGTGCCATTGTGGCTGCTGTTACTGGGTTAGTGACAGCATTTGTAGCCTTGGGCTTCTTTCTGTATAGGCATCAAACTCGCAGATATAAAAGAATATCGAGGAAAAGAGAGCTTGAATTGGTTGATGAAATTGCTTTAAGGCGTTTCACCTTTAAAGACCTTAGGGATGCAACAGATGATTTCAATCAAGTGTTAGGTAAAGGAGCCTTTGGAACTGTTTTTAAAGGAGTATTGTCAACCAATGATAGAACTGTCGCAATAAAGAGGCTTGAGAAAGTGATTGATGAGGGAGAACAAGAAGTTCAAACAGAGATGAGGGTAATTGGCAGCACACGCCATAGAAACTTAGTACGATTGCTTGGGTTCTGCAACGAAGGTCCTCACAGGCTACTGGTCTATGAATTCATGAGCAATGGCTCACTCGCTGACCTCATCTTCCAAGTAGATAGACACCCTTCTTGGAGTGAGCGAACAAGGATCACGCTGGACATAGCTAGAGGGATCCATTACCTACATGACGAGTGTGAAGCCAGCATCATACACTGTGATATAAAGCCTCAAAACATATTGATGGACGACAACTGGACAGCGAAGATCTCGGACTTTGGGTTGGCGAAGCTATTAATGCCAAGCCAGACCAGAACATTTACTGGCATCAGAGGGACAAGGGGTTACCTTGCACCAGAATGGCACAAGAATGCACCGATAACAGTCAAGGCAGATGTGTATAGCTTTGGCATCATGCTGTTGGAGATTGTATGCTGCAGGAAAAATATGGAACTGGAGGCTGAAGTTGATGAGATTCTGCTGTTAGACTGGGTTTACGGTTGCTTTGTTACTGGAGCACTGGAAAATCTTGTACCTGATGAAGCAGACATGACAGAATTGAACAGGTTGGTGAAGGTGGGATTGTGGTGCATACAATCTGAACCAGCTTCACGGCCAAATATGAAGAATGTTGTGATGATGCTGGAAGGCAGCATTGATATCTCTATTCCTCCACCACCAACTTCGAGTTTCTAA
- the LOC135615796 gene encoding probable protein phosphatase 2C 23, giving the protein MGNRLVTLAHCFYGDGRPVGAADSAAAAAMASEPVDEGLGHSFVYVGPDVPHLANYGSDASSSSRVHHSDEGAATGTTMFRSISGASVSANAATPLSTAPLVLRNELACSSAASFESSSSFASVPLQPRHSGSLSGPIGSDRHYFSSGHLDRGFHSGPIENQRTSCVFSGPVDRLPSSSSSSGHFYRSLSQRLAIRRAARHSRTAPALIRRFTKYLSRTATRFSCVATPRETSTKPEGGRVPNLIANLDSAADPSSNSTTINSSGNDQMSFDCIGDESDSSDGTNGNLHWAQGKAGEDRTHVVVSEEHGWVFVGIYDGFNGPDATDYLLANLYPAIQRELKGLLWDDPQNTRETSTDTSQELDDSCCEEGKQSRRIERSERNMTCDGEASETNRRSKEQPTQSSTGGAVDHRAVLKAISRALRKTEEAYLHMANTMVSANPELALMGSCVLVMLMRGEDVYLMNVGDSCAVLARRAESDLWNLVGQATQDLESIRNETLRYLESYDDGDLLAVQLTLDHSTCNDEEVRRIRNEHPDDPGAIVNNRVKGSLKVTRAFGAGYLKQPKWNNALLGAFKIDYKGTSPYITCNPFLCYHRIGPKDKYLILSSDGLYQYFTNEEVVTQVEMFTATNPDGDPAQYLVEEVLYRAADKAGMEFNQLLDVPQGDRRKYHDDVSIIIISLEGRMWRSCA; this is encoded by the exons ATGGGCAACCGCCTGGTGACGTTGGCGCACTGCTTCTACGGCGACGGTCGCCCCGTCGGCGCCGCTGACTCCGCCGCTGCGGCCGCGATGGCGTCGGAGCCCGTCGATGAGGGCCTTGGGCACTCCTTTGTCTACGTCGGCCCTGACGTGCCCCACCTCGCTAACTACGGCTCcgacgcctcctcctcctcccgcgtCCACCACTCTGATGAGGGCGCCGCCACAGGCACCACCATGTTCCGGTCTATCTCCGGTGCATCCGTGAGCGCCAACGCCGCCACCCCTCTCTCCACGGCGCCGCTCGTCCTTCGCAACGAGCTGGCCTGCTCCTCCGCCGCCTCCTTTGAGAGCTCCTCCTCCTTCGCCTCCGTCCCTCTGCAACCCCGACACTCCGGTTCGCTCTCCGGCCCCATCGGATCCGACCGCCACTATTTCAGCTCGGGTCACCTCGATCGGGGATTCCATTCTGGCCCTATCGAGAACCAACGCACTTCCTGTGTCTTCTCCGGTCCGGTCGACCGCCTCCCttcctcgtcgtcctcctccgGTCACTTCTATCGCAGCCTGTCCCAGCGCCTCGCAATCCGCCGGGCCGCCCGTCACAGCCGCACTGCGCCTGCCCTCATCCGCCGCTTTACCAAGTACCTCTCCAGAACCGCCACCAGGTTCAGCTGTGTAGCCACGCCCCGCGAGACCTCTACGAAACCCGAAGGCGGCAGAGTTCCCAACCTCATCGCCAACCTCGACTCGGCCGCCGATCCCAGCAGCAACTCCACCACCATCAACAGCAGCGGCAACGATCAAATGAGCTTCGACTGCATCGGGGATGAATCCGATTCGTCGGATGGCACGAACGGCAACCTCCACTGGGCTCAGGGCAAGGCCGGTGAGGACAGAACGCATGTCGTCGTATCGGAGGAGCATGGTTGGGTTTTCGTCGGCATCTACGACGGCTTCAATGGCCCCGACGCCACCGATTACCTCCTCGCCAATCTCTATCCGGCCATCCAACGGGAGCTCAAGGGGCTGCTCTGGGACGACCCGCAAAACACCCGTGAGACTTCCACCGACACCTCGCAGGAGCTCGACGATAGTTGTTGCGAGGAAGGAAAGCAGAGCAGGAGGATTGAGAGGAGCGAACGCAACATGACCTGCGATGGAGAGGCTTCGGAAACAAACAGGCGGTCGAAGGAACAACCGACACAGTCGAGCACCGGCGGCGCGGTCGACCACAGGGCAGTACTGAAGGCGATTTCCAGAGCTCTCAGGAAAACAGAGGAGGCCTATCTGCATATGGCCAACACGATGGTGTCTGCGAACCCGGAGCTGGCACTGATGGGATCATGTGTTCTTGTGATGCTGATGAGGGGCGAGGACGTGTATCTGATGAACGTCGGCGACAGTTGCGCCGTTCTGGCCAGGAGAGCGGAGTCTGATCTCTGGAACTTGGTGGGGCAAGCGACCCAAGATCTGGAATCCATCAGGAACGAGACTCTACGTTATCTTGAATCATACGATGACGGTGATTTACTCGCCGTGCAGCTCACCTTGGATCACAGCACCTGCAATGACGAG GAAGTACGAAGAATCCGAAATGAACATCCTGATGACCCCGGTGCCATCGTCAACAACCGGGTGAAGGGATCATTGAAGGTGACCAGGGCTTTCGGTGCCGGCTATCTAAAGCAG CCAAAGTGGAACAACGCCCTGTTGGGGGCATTCAAGATCGACTACAAGGGGACATCACCATACATCACCTGCAATCCATTTCTCTGCTACCACCGGATTGGCCCCAAAGATAAATACCTTATACTCTCATCCGATGGTCTCTACCAATACTTCACGAACGAAGAGGTGGTCACCCAAGTAGAGATGTTCACTGCGACAAACCCCGACGGCGATCCTGCTCAATACCTCGTGGAAGAAGTCCTCTACCGAGCTGCAGATAAAGCTG GGATGGAGTTCAATCAATTGCTTGATGTTCCGCAAGGAGATAGACGAAAGTATCACGATGATGTTTCCATCATAATCATCTCCTTGGAAGGAAGAATGTGGAGGTCCTGTGCGTAG
- the LOC135615797 gene encoding uncharacterized protein LOC135615797 isoform X1: protein MAQLLQHQDSNALCDKNHTGCMWSVLQYFDYHQRLHANKSPEDTNYGNAEHAGSTEYSRLYVPSISNQHDKSYREANSRVVKRNSGKALRELILKKLFRKLHRKQKMLPVTPRLLRTFSIHHLECNDYVLPEEMSAESEIEVLETQETDSLQSSKEAPLMAKDIKCQVCGSVDIVKNVGQDQLVELGDHLTENQTILVEKLHAAREAFLKQKQLVAKGIGTDEVKSPLEITTGNHHWKIAGVHFVNEEVKSPLEKISVSKSTDNDLQAVPSSAGINVDMLKSESAVLNDYGVDPDSEFVPTSHEMENRTVHGTHLNTLVDITHENRNENHRISMDGFLHKIPYGQKVPEEVLTKKLFQSASARSFRDVSSYTYGFPPKVDPHQSIKRSRSVVDSSDQYSNFLNYIPVGESKRLPEIFISVKQYSSVPDRKTPRTFGRIHSNPEFRSYHLSQDIQSGLFHASVDMYSLTKQESVETTLHMKDKMESYKSTEQICNLNASGSTEKLSLVKISETELSESCNVTDSTTEYGGHVQLPQKDTGAAESPFLDGKFHQIDVPELLDSKQAGKGHVTGHELARIRKIDPSDEQTKQNQNSDLDLCFEEDLDSSSKYAVSKDSTLRSLHFEGLNSLPQPANGLDVDISAGVEPVESSSSNELRDGLTSADVSHIRVDQNDEAEFDYIRNILMEPGFSGSAWYSRYQSVDPLLFGEEACTFHVFEAASCDSDNTYLDHHLLSDLVNEVLFEIYEKSFTPGMFLHIGPRVRPIPVGYHILEEVWAKISWHLSSRRQPIHTLENVMARDFATSNGWLNLQRDAESVGMELAGLILDDLLAELMPELTVG, encoded by the exons ATGGCTCAGTTGTTGCAGCATCAGGACTCCAATGCGTTATGCGACAAGAATCACACGGGTTGCATGTGGAGCGTACTTCAATATTTCGACTACCATCAGCGTCTTCACGCGAACAAGTCCCCGGAAGACACGAATTATGGCAACGCGGAACATGCTGGGA GTACAGAGTATTCAAGACTGTATGTTCCTTCAATTAGCAATCAACACGACAAGTCATACAGAGAAGCAAACTCAAGG GTTGTCAAAAGAAATTCAGGCAAGGCTCTTAGAGAGTTAATATTAAAGAAGTTATTCAGGAAACTGCATCGTAAACAAAAAATGCTTCCAGTAACACCACGCCTGCTGCGCACATTTTCCATTCATCACCTGGAGTGCAATGATTATGTTCTTCCAGAGGAAATGTCTGCTGAAAGTGAAATAGAAGTTTTAGAAACACAAGAGACTGATTCTTTGCAATCCAGCAAAGAAGCTCCTCTTATGGCAAAAGACATAAAATGTCAAGTTTGTGGATCAGTTGACATTGTAAAAAATGTCGGTCAGGATCAGCTTGTTGAGCTTGGAGATCATTTAACCGAGAACCAAACTATACTAGTGGAAAAATTACATGCAGCAAGGGAAGCATTCTTGAAGCAGAAGCAATTAGTTGCCAAAGGGATTGGAACAGATGAAGTGAAATCACCATTGGAAATCACCACTGGGAATCACCATTGGAAAATAGCAGGAGTTCACTTTGTCAATGAAGAAGTGAAATCACCATTGGAAAAAATATCCGTTTCAAAATCCACAGACAATGATTTGCAGGCTGTGCCGTCTAGTGCTGGTATTAATGTAGATATGCTAAAATCAGAATCTGCAGTTCTAAATGATTATGGGGTTGATCCTGATTCAGAGTTTGTACCCACTTCTCATGAAATGGAAAATCGTACAGTTCATGGAACTCATTTAAATACTTTAGTAGATATAACTCATGAGAACAGGAATGAGAATCATCGGATTTCAATGGATGGATTCTTGCATAAAATCCCCTATGGCCAGAAGGTGCCTGAGGAAGTCCTAACGAAAAAGTTGTTCCAATCTGCCTCAGCTAGATCTTTCAGGGATGTCTCAAGTTATACTTATGGTTTTCCTCCTAAAGTGGATCCACATCAAAGTATTAAAAGGTCCCGTTCTGTTGTGGATTCCTCGGATCAATATTCTAACTTTCTCAATTATATTCCAGTTGGAGAATCCAAAAGGCTGCCTGAGATCTTTATCTCAGTAAAGCAATACAGCAGTGTGCCAGACAGGAAGACCCCAAGAACCTTTGGAAGAATTCATTCTAATCCAGAATTCAGATCTTATCATCTAAGTCAAGATATCCAAAGTGGGCTATTTCATGCGTCTGTTGACATGTATAGTCTTACTAAGCAAGAGTCAGTTGAGACCACTTTGCATATGAAGGACAAGATGGAATCGTATAAATCTACAGAGCAGATTTGTAATTTAAATGCTAGTGGGTCAACCGAGAAACTATCTTTGGTGAAAATCAGTGAAACTGAGCTGAGTGAATCATGCAATGTTACAGATTCAACAACGGAGTATGGTGGCCATGTTCAGCTGCCTCAGAAGGATACTGGAGCTGCGGAAAGCCCATTCTTAGATGGCAAGTTTCACCAGATTGACGTACCTGAACTTTTAGATTCAAAACAAGCGGGGAAGGGTCATGTTACAGGGCATGAGCTTGCAAGGATACGTAAAATAGACCCCAGTGatgaacaaacaaaacaaaaccaaaatTCTGATCTTGACTTGTGTTTTGAAGAGGATCTTGACAGTTCATCAAAATATGCAGTCTCAAAAG ATTCCACACTCAGGAGCCTCCATTTTGAAGGGCTCAATTCTTTGCCACAACCAGCCAACGGCTTGGATGTTGATATCTCAGCCGGGGTTGAGCCTGTTGAATCCAGCTCCAGTAATGAGCTGCGAGATGGCCTTACTAGTGCTGATGTTTCTCACATCAGAGTGGATCAGAATGATGAGGCTGAGTTCGATTACATCAGAAATATTTTAATGGAACCTGGTTTTAGTGGTTCGGCATGGTATTCTCGCTACCAGTCAGTGGACCCTTTACTCTTTGGCGAAGAGGCTTGCACATTTCATGTATTTGAAGCTGCATCATGTGATTCTgacaatacatatcttgatcatcATCTTCTTTCTGATCTAGTAAACGAGGTCTTATTCGAGATCTATGAAAAATCTTTCACCCCTGGCATGTTCTTACATATTGGTCCTCGTGTCAGGCCAATTCCTGTGGGTTATCACATCCTTGAGGAGGTCTGGGCAAAAATCAGTTGGCATCTTAGTTCAAGAAGACAGCCAATTCACACACTTGAAAATGTCATGGCAAGAGATTTTGCCACAAGCAATGGGTGGTTAAACCTCCAGCGGGATGCCGAGTCTGTTGGAATGGAGTTAGCGGGTCTTATATTGGATGATTTACTGGCTGAATTAATGCCCGAGCTTACTGTTGGCTGA
- the LOC135615797 gene encoding uncharacterized protein LOC135615797 isoform X2: MLPVTPRLLRTFSIHHLECNDYVLPEEMSAESEIEVLETQETDSLQSSKEAPLMAKDIKCQVCGSVDIVKNVGQDQLVELGDHLTENQTILVEKLHAAREAFLKQKQLVAKGIGTDEVKSPLEITTGNHHWKIAGVHFVNEEVKSPLEKISVSKSTDNDLQAVPSSAGINVDMLKSESAVLNDYGVDPDSEFVPTSHEMENRTVHGTHLNTLVDITHENRNENHRISMDGFLHKIPYGQKVPEEVLTKKLFQSASARSFRDVSSYTYGFPPKVDPHQSIKRSRSVVDSSDQYSNFLNYIPVGESKRLPEIFISVKQYSSVPDRKTPRTFGRIHSNPEFRSYHLSQDIQSGLFHASVDMYSLTKQESVETTLHMKDKMESYKSTEQICNLNASGSTEKLSLVKISETELSESCNVTDSTTEYGGHVQLPQKDTGAAESPFLDGKFHQIDVPELLDSKQAGKGHVTGHELARIRKIDPSDEQTKQNQNSDLDLCFEEDLDSSSKYAVSKDSTLRSLHFEGLNSLPQPANGLDVDISAGVEPVESSSSNELRDGLTSADVSHIRVDQNDEAEFDYIRNILMEPGFSGSAWYSRYQSVDPLLFGEEACTFHVFEAASCDSDNTYLDHHLLSDLVNEVLFEIYEKSFTPGMFLHIGPRVRPIPVGYHILEEVWAKISWHLSSRRQPIHTLENVMARDFATSNGWLNLQRDAESVGMELAGLILDDLLAELMPELTVG, from the exons ATGCTTCCAGTAACACCACGCCTGCTGCGCACATTTTCCATTCATCACCTGGAGTGCAATGATTATGTTCTTCCAGAGGAAATGTCTGCTGAAAGTGAAATAGAAGTTTTAGAAACACAAGAGACTGATTCTTTGCAATCCAGCAAAGAAGCTCCTCTTATGGCAAAAGACATAAAATGTCAAGTTTGTGGATCAGTTGACATTGTAAAAAATGTCGGTCAGGATCAGCTTGTTGAGCTTGGAGATCATTTAACCGAGAACCAAACTATACTAGTGGAAAAATTACATGCAGCAAGGGAAGCATTCTTGAAGCAGAAGCAATTAGTTGCCAAAGGGATTGGAACAGATGAAGTGAAATCACCATTGGAAATCACCACTGGGAATCACCATTGGAAAATAGCAGGAGTTCACTTTGTCAATGAAGAAGTGAAATCACCATTGGAAAAAATATCCGTTTCAAAATCCACAGACAATGATTTGCAGGCTGTGCCGTCTAGTGCTGGTATTAATGTAGATATGCTAAAATCAGAATCTGCAGTTCTAAATGATTATGGGGTTGATCCTGATTCAGAGTTTGTACCCACTTCTCATGAAATGGAAAATCGTACAGTTCATGGAACTCATTTAAATACTTTAGTAGATATAACTCATGAGAACAGGAATGAGAATCATCGGATTTCAATGGATGGATTCTTGCATAAAATCCCCTATGGCCAGAAGGTGCCTGAGGAAGTCCTAACGAAAAAGTTGTTCCAATCTGCCTCAGCTAGATCTTTCAGGGATGTCTCAAGTTATACTTATGGTTTTCCTCCTAAAGTGGATCCACATCAAAGTATTAAAAGGTCCCGTTCTGTTGTGGATTCCTCGGATCAATATTCTAACTTTCTCAATTATATTCCAGTTGGAGAATCCAAAAGGCTGCCTGAGATCTTTATCTCAGTAAAGCAATACAGCAGTGTGCCAGACAGGAAGACCCCAAGAACCTTTGGAAGAATTCATTCTAATCCAGAATTCAGATCTTATCATCTAAGTCAAGATATCCAAAGTGGGCTATTTCATGCGTCTGTTGACATGTATAGTCTTACTAAGCAAGAGTCAGTTGAGACCACTTTGCATATGAAGGACAAGATGGAATCGTATAAATCTACAGAGCAGATTTGTAATTTAAATGCTAGTGGGTCAACCGAGAAACTATCTTTGGTGAAAATCAGTGAAACTGAGCTGAGTGAATCATGCAATGTTACAGATTCAACAACGGAGTATGGTGGCCATGTTCAGCTGCCTCAGAAGGATACTGGAGCTGCGGAAAGCCCATTCTTAGATGGCAAGTTTCACCAGATTGACGTACCTGAACTTTTAGATTCAAAACAAGCGGGGAAGGGTCATGTTACAGGGCATGAGCTTGCAAGGATACGTAAAATAGACCCCAGTGatgaacaaacaaaacaaaaccaaaatTCTGATCTTGACTTGTGTTTTGAAGAGGATCTTGACAGTTCATCAAAATATGCAGTCTCAAAAG ATTCCACACTCAGGAGCCTCCATTTTGAAGGGCTCAATTCTTTGCCACAACCAGCCAACGGCTTGGATGTTGATATCTCAGCCGGGGTTGAGCCTGTTGAATCCAGCTCCAGTAATGAGCTGCGAGATGGCCTTACTAGTGCTGATGTTTCTCACATCAGAGTGGATCAGAATGATGAGGCTGAGTTCGATTACATCAGAAATATTTTAATGGAACCTGGTTTTAGTGGTTCGGCATGGTATTCTCGCTACCAGTCAGTGGACCCTTTACTCTTTGGCGAAGAGGCTTGCACATTTCATGTATTTGAAGCTGCATCATGTGATTCTgacaatacatatcttgatcatcATCTTCTTTCTGATCTAGTAAACGAGGTCTTATTCGAGATCTATGAAAAATCTTTCACCCCTGGCATGTTCTTACATATTGGTCCTCGTGTCAGGCCAATTCCTGTGGGTTATCACATCCTTGAGGAGGTCTGGGCAAAAATCAGTTGGCATCTTAGTTCAAGAAGACAGCCAATTCACACACTTGAAAATGTCATGGCAAGAGATTTTGCCACAAGCAATGGGTGGTTAAACCTCCAGCGGGATGCCGAGTCTGTTGGAATGGAGTTAGCGGGTCTTATATTGGATGATTTACTGGCTGAATTAATGCCCGAGCTTACTGTTGGCTGA